One part of the Anaerolineales bacterium genome encodes these proteins:
- a CDS encoding iron ABC transporter permease — translation MPSPRAFLLLWLPAILAAAAVLLPVAYLLLRAANGGDAAWVTLQRPQTLATVWRTAALGASVTLVCLLLAVPIAWLTVRTDLPLRRLWAVLTPLPLVIPSYVGAFLYASALGPRGLLQGWLEEPFGITRLPDIYGFPGALLVLSLLNYPYVLLVVRAALQRMDPAQEEAARSLGHGPWSTFWRVTFAQLRPAMASGSLLVVLYVLRDFGAVAVMRYTTFTRAIYIQYQTALDRSAAAVLALMLILFSLAVLVLESKARGRSNQLNSAANPRKAERIKLGAWRWPAAAFCAAVVALALLLPAGVLLYWLVRGWLAGEALDNSARLIWNSVSASGLGALAVTLVALPVAYLLARRPSRSSSLIGSIINLAFALPGIVIALALVFFGANYALPLYQTMPMLVFAYLILFLPQAVAAVRASFQRVPAQLEEAARSLGSGPLGVVRRVTLPLLRPGVSAAVALVFLTAMKELPTTLLLAPIGFKTLATSVWSFVSEAFFARAAAPALLLILTSSLPMALLVLREEKDN, via the coding sequence GCGACGCTGCCTGGGTAACCCTGCAGCGCCCGCAAACCCTGGCCACCGTATGGCGTACCGCCGCGCTAGGCGCCTCGGTGACCCTGGTGTGTTTGCTGCTGGCCGTGCCCATCGCCTGGCTGACGGTGCGCACCGACCTGCCGCTGCGCCGCCTGTGGGCGGTGCTGACTCCGTTGCCATTGGTCATTCCCAGTTATGTCGGCGCGTTCCTATATGCTTCGGCGCTGGGGCCGCGCGGCCTGCTGCAGGGCTGGCTGGAAGAGCCGTTCGGCATCACGCGCCTACCGGATATTTACGGCTTCCCCGGTGCGCTGCTGGTGTTGAGCCTGCTCAACTATCCCTATGTGCTACTGGTGGTGCGCGCCGCACTGCAGCGCATGGACCCGGCGCAGGAGGAGGCGGCCCGCAGCCTGGGGCATGGGCCTTGGTCCACCTTCTGGCGGGTCACCTTTGCGCAGCTGCGCCCGGCCATGGCCTCCGGCTCGCTGCTGGTGGTGCTGTATGTGCTGCGTGATTTCGGCGCGGTGGCGGTGATGCGCTACACCACTTTCACCCGCGCCATCTATATCCAATACCAGACCGCGCTCGATCGCTCGGCGGCGGCGGTGCTGGCCCTGATGCTGATCCTGTTCTCGCTGGCGGTGCTGGTGCTGGAGAGCAAAGCGCGCGGGCGCAGCAACCAGCTCAACAGCGCCGCCAACCCGCGCAAAGCCGAGCGCATCAAGCTGGGTGCATGGCGCTGGCCGGCGGCGGCCTTCTGCGCCGCGGTCGTGGCGCTGGCCTTGCTGCTGCCAGCAGGGGTGCTGCTGTATTGGCTGGTGCGCGGCTGGCTGGCCGGCGAAGCGCTGGACAATAGCGCCCGCCTGATATGGAACTCGGTCAGCGCGTCCGGCCTGGGGGCGCTGGCGGTTACGCTGGTGGCGCTGCCGGTGGCGTATCTGCTGGCACGCCGGCCCAGCCGGAGCAGCAGCCTGATCGGCAGCATTATTAATCTGGCCTTTGCCCTGCCAGGCATTGTGATCGCCCTGGCGCTGGTGTTCTTCGGCGCCAATTACGCCCTGCCGCTGTATCAGACCATGCCCATGCTGGTGTTTGCCTACCTGATCCTGTTCCTGCCGCAGGCGGTGGCCGCCGTGCGGGCTTCGTTCCAGCGCGTGCCGGCCCAGCTTGAAGAAGCGGCCCGCAGCCTGGGCAGCGGGCCGCTGGGGGTGGTGCGGCGGGTCACCCTGCCGCTGCTGCGGCCGGGCGTGAGCGCCGCGGTGGCGCTGGTGTTCCTGACCGCGATGAAGGAACTGCCCACCACCCTGCTTCTGGCGCCGATCGGCTTCAAGACGCTGGCGACCAGCGTGTGGTCATTCGTGTCCGAGGCCTTCTTCGCCCGCGCCGCCGCCCCTGCGTTGCTACTGATCTTGACCTCTTCATTGCCGATGGCGCTACTGGTGTTGCGCGAAGAAAAAGACAATTAG
- a CDS encoding ABC transporter ATP-binding protein — translation MKPNALELHNISKAFGAHPAVQDVSLQLPEGEVLALLGPSGCGKTTVLRLIAGFERPDSGQVRIGAQLAASGLSFTPPEGRGVGMVFQDYALFPHLSIGENVTFGLKGHSRKQREEKLGFILRLVGLEGRAADYPHQLSGGERQRVALARALVPEPRLLLLDEPLSSLDADLRLKMREDLRVLLKVGKLTAIFVTHDQEEALYLGDRLAVMNQGRVEQVGKPEDIFHQPATRFVAEFMGNSDFLPGRRTPHGVETEIGLITQTLDAPDGADVQLVLRADDVRFEPQTGSQSIVLARHFRGAMNMYRLRLPSGRLLHAYAPHEQRLPPGTPVRVWVESQHPLAWFANPSND, via the coding sequence ATGAAACCTAACGCCCTCGAACTCCACAACATCAGCAAGGCTTTCGGAGCCCACCCGGCGGTGCAAGACGTAAGCCTGCAACTGCCCGAAGGCGAAGTGCTGGCGCTGCTGGGGCCAAGTGGCTGCGGCAAGACCACCGTGCTGCGCCTGATCGCCGGTTTTGAACGGCCCGATAGCGGGCAGGTGCGCATTGGCGCCCAGCTGGCCGCCAGCGGCCTAAGCTTTACGCCGCCCGAGGGGCGCGGCGTGGGCATGGTGTTCCAGGACTATGCGCTCTTTCCACACCTGAGCATTGGCGAGAACGTCACCTTTGGCTTGAAGGGGCACAGCCGCAAGCAACGCGAGGAAAAGCTGGGTTTCATTCTGCGCCTGGTGGGGCTGGAAGGCCGCGCCGCCGATTACCCGCACCAGCTCTCCGGCGGCGAGCGCCAGCGCGTGGCGCTGGCGCGAGCACTGGTGCCCGAACCGCGCCTGCTGCTGCTCGACGAGCCATTAAGCAGCCTGGACGCGGACTTGCGCCTCAAGATGCGCGAAGACCTGCGCGTGCTGTTGAAGGTGGGCAAACTGACCGCGATCTTTGTGACCCATGACCAGGAAGAGGCGCTGTATCTGGGCGACCGGCTGGCAGTGATGAACCAGGGCCGGGTAGAGCAGGTGGGCAAGCCCGAGGATATTTTTCACCAGCCGGCCACGCGCTTCGTGGCCGAGTTCATGGGCAACAGCGACTTCCTGCCCGGGCGGCGCACGCCGCACGGGGTGGAGACTGAGATCGGCCTGATCACCCAGACGCTGGATGCGCCGGATGGCGCAGATGTGCAGCTGGTGCTGCGCGCAGACGATGTGCGCTTCGAGCCGCAAACCGGTAGCCAGTCCATTGTGCTGGCGCGGCACTTCCGCGGCGCCATGAACATGTACCGCCTGCGCCTGCCCTCCGGGCGGCTGCTGCATGCCTACGCGCCGCATGAACAGCGGCTGCCGCCCGGCACGCCGGTGCGGGTATGGGTGGAAAGCCAGCATCCGCTGGCATGGTTTGCAAATCCAAGCAATGATTAA
- a CDS encoding carbohydrate kinase family protein, whose product MSETTPSCILLGRLQRDTIINAAGQALVDQPGGNLLYAAAAYQIWGDTPGLVSRVGSDFPADWELHTGGHALDTRGIMRLAEPQDLRRFVAYSDVATAHRENPIKYFARHNLPLPKSLLGYQAPVERLDPKRERNALSLRPDDVPAAYRGAGTAHLCPLDYHTHKLLPAALREQGTPIVTLDAGRGYMHPDFLAELPELVNGLTVFLTTEERLVTLFANRSQGLWKMIETVGSFNCKAVVVHSVHRGQWLLDVEARKRYQIPPYPARLADISNAGSSFCGGFIAGLQRTQDFLRATLYGNSLQSLAMEGSGAFYVGETLPGLAESRLNSLAMAVQAV is encoded by the coding sequence ATGAGTGAAACCACGCCCAGCTGTATCCTGTTGGGGCGCTTACAGCGCGACACGATCATCAACGCTGCCGGCCAGGCGCTGGTGGATCAGCCGGGCGGCAACCTGCTCTACGCCGCGGCGGCCTACCAGATCTGGGGCGACACGCCCGGTCTGGTGAGCCGGGTCGGCAGCGACTTTCCCGCAGACTGGGAGCTGCACACCGGCGGCCACGCGCTGGATACGCGCGGCATCATGCGCTTGGCCGAGCCGCAAGACCTGCGGCGCTTCGTAGCCTACAGCGACGTGGCCACCGCCCACCGCGAGAACCCCATCAAATATTTTGCGCGCCACAACCTGCCCTTGCCCAAGAGCCTGCTGGGCTACCAGGCCCCGGTGGAGCGCCTGGACCCCAAGCGAGAGCGCAATGCGCTCTCGCTGCGGCCAGACGATGTGCCGGCCGCCTACCGCGGCGCAGGGACTGCGCACCTGTGCCCACTGGACTATCACACCCACAAGCTGCTGCCGGCGGCCCTGCGTGAGCAAGGCACGCCCATCGTCACGCTGGATGCGGGGCGCGGCTATATGCACCCGGACTTTCTGGCCGAGCTGCCCGAGTTGGTCAACGGGCTGACGGTGTTCCTGACCACAGAAGAGCGCCTGGTGACTCTCTTTGCCAACCGCAGCCAGGGCCTGTGGAAAATGATCGAAACAGTGGGGAGCTTCAACTGCAAGGCGGTGGTGGTGCATAGTGTGCACCGCGGCCAGTGGCTTCTGGATGTGGAGGCGCGCAAGCGCTACCAGATACCACCTTATCCGGCGCGCCTGGCGGATATCAGCAATGCGGGCAGCAGCTTCTGCGGCGGCTTCATTGCCGGGCTGCAACGCACGCAGGACTTTCTGCGAGCCACGCTATACGGCAATTCGCTGCAGTCATTGGCAATGGAAGGCAGCGGCGCCTTCTATGTAGGCGAAACCTTGCCCGGCCTGGCCGAATCACGGCTTAATTCGCTGGCCATGGCTGTGCAAGCCGTTTAG
- a CDS encoding sortase, which yields MDAYSPQPQKHESNALIIGIVLVGMLVIVFALGKGVFDVATMPAVDLAADDAQQAGFLPVYSSAGAADPSLVSVDTAPDGFPTPLPHEVQDVIVGRVPDRIVIPSISLDATVIPIGSIDLAYEDDVFQQWLAPDYRAVGWHETSAGLGAPGNTVLNGHHNIYGEVFRDLYRLQKGDVIEVFSQGEMFDYVVVYTAVLPERNQPMEVRTANAEWIQPTEDERLTVITCWPYESNTHRVLIVAVPFTAGS from the coding sequence ATGGACGCTTACTCCCCCCAACCTCAAAAGCATGAATCCAACGCCCTCATCATCGGCATTGTCCTGGTGGGCATGCTGGTTATTGTCTTTGCCCTCGGCAAAGGCGTCTTCGATGTCGCCACCATGCCGGCTGTAGACCTGGCCGCCGATGATGCCCAGCAGGCCGGCTTCCTGCCGGTATATTCCTCTGCCGGCGCCGCCGATCCAAGCCTGGTGTCGGTTGATACTGCCCCCGATGGGTTCCCCACCCCCTTGCCGCACGAAGTGCAGGATGTCATCGTGGGCAGGGTGCCTGACCGCATCGTCATCCCCTCCATTTCGCTGGATGCGACGGTCATCCCCATCGGCTCGATCGATCTGGCCTATGAGGACGACGTCTTCCAGCAGTGGCTGGCGCCTGACTACCGCGCCGTGGGCTGGCACGAAACTTCGGCCGGCCTGGGCGCGCCCGGCAACACGGTGCTGAACGGGCATCACAACATCTATGGCGAAGTCTTTCGTGACTTGTATCGCCTGCAGAAGGGTGACGTGATCGAGGTGTTTTCGCAGGGTGAGATGTTCGACTATGTTGTCGTCTACACCGCCGTGCTACCGGAGCGTAACCAGCCCATGGAAGTGCGCACCGCCAATGCCGAGTGGATCCAGCCCACTGAAGATGAGCGCCTGACTGTGATCACGTGCTGGCCCTATGAGAGCAACACCCATCGCGTGCTGATCGTGGCTGTGCCCTTCACGGCAGGCTCCTAA
- a CDS encoding response regulator transcription factor: MAEEKDVVQTTNTGLDLDAVQELGSQRVVMVVEDDPDTLNLLKLTLRRAGMNVVGASDGKQALRKWMDANPSVVLLDLMMPEMDGWETLSQLRAISDAPIIILSALSQKDNVVRGLKEGADDYVSKPFVGDEVVARIEAALRRSGAGKPASVLVFPDHGLSVDLQAHQVSLREQLIDLTPREFAVLEILARQHPKPVSYETLAREVWGEDNEKIRERIKWIVYLLRQKIEKDPSRPELILNKTRFGYQLASE, encoded by the coding sequence TTGGCTGAAGAAAAAGACGTTGTTCAAACCACCAACACCGGGTTGGATTTAGACGCCGTGCAAGAGCTCGGCTCTCAACGCGTCGTGATGGTGGTTGAGGACGACCCAGACACTCTAAACCTGCTCAAGCTCACCTTGCGCCGCGCCGGCATGAACGTGGTTGGCGCCTCAGATGGCAAGCAGGCCCTGCGCAAGTGGATGGATGCCAACCCCAGCGTGGTGTTGCTTGACCTGATGATGCCCGAGATGGACGGTTGGGAGACTCTCAGCCAGCTGCGCGCCATCAGCGACGCGCCCATCATCATCCTCTCGGCCCTAAGTCAAAAAGATAATGTCGTCCGCGGCCTGAAAGAGGGCGCCGATGACTATGTCTCCAAGCCCTTTGTTGGCGATGAAGTCGTCGCCCGCATCGAGGCCGCGCTGCGCCGCTCCGGCGCCGGCAAGCCCGCCTCTGTCCTGGTCTTCCCTGATCACGGGCTCTCGGTAGATCTGCAGGCGCACCAGGTGAGTCTGCGTGAGCAGTTGATCGACCTGACCCCGCGTGAGTTTGCCGTATTAGAAATTCTGGCCCGTCAGCACCCCAAGCCGGTCTCCTATGAGACGTTGGCGCGTGAGGTGTGGGGCGAGGACAACGAAAAGATCCGCGAACGCATCAAGTGGATCGTGTACTTATTGCGCCAAAAAATAGAGAAGGACCCCAGCCGCCCCGAGCTTATCTTGAACAAGACCCGCTTTGGCTACCAGCTGGCAAGTGAGTGA
- a CDS encoding MarR family transcriptional regulator codes for MGPNLQAEVCTALMRIGTHMATGFDQHFSEFKITQAQFRLLLAAWTQGGREGVTPSALADYLLIERSSVSVLSQGLVERGWLQRLPGENRRSHRLALTAAGGRTLERVAPLALELAADTLASFSPAQLKALLKNLEQIEARLRTHPKRRSPRAV; via the coding sequence ATGGGACCGAACCTGCAAGCAGAAGTATGCACCGCGCTGATGCGCATCGGCACCCACATGGCCACCGGCTTCGACCAGCACTTCTCCGAGTTCAAGATCACCCAGGCGCAGTTCCGGCTGTTGCTGGCCGCCTGGACCCAGGGCGGACGCGAGGGCGTGACGCCCTCGGCCCTGGCGGATTACCTGCTGATCGAGCGTTCCAGTGTGTCCGTGCTTAGCCAGGGGCTGGTGGAACGCGGCTGGCTGCAGCGCCTCCCCGGCGAAAACCGTCGCAGCCACCGCCTGGCCCTTACCGCAGCCGGAGGGCGCACGCTGGAGCGCGTGGCCCCGCTGGCGCTGGAACTGGCTGCAGACACGCTGGCCAGCTTCTCGCCAGCCCAGTTAAAAGCCCTGCTCAAGAATCTGGAGCAGATCGAAGCGCGCCTGCGCACTCATCCCAAAAGGCGATCCCCAAGAGCCGTATAA
- a CDS encoding ABC transporter ATP-binding protein: protein MTQPILQAQDLHKRYEKVHAVQGISFDIQAGEIFSLLGPNGAGKTTTISMLSCLLSPTQGDAIIDRHSVRTQANAVKEVIGVVPQEIALYPDLTARENLRFWAGMYNLSGARLKQRVEETLEIAGLSDRANEKVETYSGGMKRRINIAVGLLHEPKVLFMDEPTVGIDPQSRRRILDTVLELNQRGLTVLYTTHYMEEAAELSRRIGIVDHGKLIALGTQDELTKLVGETDVVRIGISGVNDSQALLTALSKPDGVHHAGLEDDELVLQATNANARLSGIIGAISAAGGQVKSIKVAEPNLEAVFLHLTGRALRD, encoded by the coding sequence ATGACACAGCCCATTCTGCAAGCCCAGGACCTGCACAAGCGCTACGAAAAAGTGCACGCCGTGCAAGGCATCAGCTTTGATATTCAGGCGGGCGAGATTTTCAGCCTGCTTGGACCCAACGGCGCCGGCAAGACCACCACCATCTCCATGCTGAGCTGCCTGCTGAGCCCCACGCAGGGCGACGCCATCATTGACAGGCACTCCGTGCGCACACAGGCCAACGCCGTCAAAGAAGTCATTGGCGTGGTGCCGCAGGAGATCGCTCTGTATCCGGACTTGACAGCGCGTGAGAACCTGCGCTTCTGGGCCGGCATGTACAACCTCAGCGGGGCGCGCCTGAAGCAGCGCGTGGAGGAGACGCTGGAGATCGCCGGGCTGAGCGACCGCGCCAACGAGAAAGTGGAGACGTACTCCGGCGGCATGAAGCGGCGCATCAATATTGCCGTGGGCCTGCTGCACGAGCCCAAGGTGCTGTTCATGGACGAACCCACCGTGGGCATCGACCCGCAGAGCCGCCGCCGCATCTTGGATACGGTGCTGGAGCTCAACCAGCGCGGTCTGACGGTGCTGTACACCACTCACTATATGGAAGAAGCCGCCGAACTGAGCCGGCGCATCGGCATTGTGGACCACGGCAAGCTGATTGCCCTCGGCACGCAGGACGAGCTGACCAAACTGGTGGGCGAGACGGATGTGGTGCGCATCGGCATCAGCGGCGTGAACGACAGCCAAGCCCTACTGACCGCGCTGTCCAAGCCGGACGGGGTTCACCATGCCGGGCTGGAGGACGATGAGCTGGTGCTGCAAGCCACCAACGCCAACGCGCGCTTGAGCGGGATCATTGGCGCCATCAGCGCCGCCGGCGGGCAGGTCAAGAGCATCAAAGTAGCCGAACCCAATCTGGAAGCGGTCTTCCTGCACCTCACCGGCCGCGCTTTGCGAGACTGA
- a CDS encoding ABC transporter permease, which produces MKALKIAVKDTLIRFRDWKALAGMLAAPLIISALIGLAFGDLGGDEAPIENIAVVLVNMDEGELGQAYEDVLTSPELSDLIALETMQDPEAAKARIEAGELRAVIVVPAGFSETVIPDEQGNSGQASVELYTDPTAEISPVIVHSIVERITAAINTTLLAGQVAGQQAAGYAPLLGPAMGQLGAAIGAELQSESMNLREPLLELDVVSTGETGETVDPFAFFIPGMAVFFLMFSMFEGSRSILQEERRGTLPRLMTTPTPTWEIILGKMGGTFLTGVLQFSILMASSTLIFGVNWGSSLFGLAIMVLLTVFAASGLGAMLTAFSRNENQAGVVGSAVSLVFGALGGSFFPTDSLSGIINIASKLTVNRWAMDGFLTLTINRGGLADIQTPILVLTLIGIVTFILATLAFQKRFVK; this is translated from the coding sequence ATGAAAGCCCTCAAAATTGCGGTCAAAGATACTCTGATACGTTTCCGTGACTGGAAGGCGCTGGCGGGCATGCTGGCCGCGCCGCTGATCATCAGCGCCCTGATCGGCCTTGCTTTTGGCGACCTGGGTGGAGACGAAGCGCCCATCGAGAACATCGCAGTGGTGCTGGTCAACATGGACGAAGGCGAGCTGGGCCAGGCCTACGAGGATGTATTGACCAGCCCCGAGCTAAGCGACCTGATCGCCCTGGAAACGATGCAGGATCCCGAAGCAGCTAAAGCGCGCATTGAAGCCGGCGAGTTGCGCGCCGTGATCGTGGTGCCGGCTGGGTTCAGCGAGACCGTCATCCCTGATGAGCAAGGCAATAGCGGCCAGGCCAGCGTGGAGTTGTACACCGATCCCACCGCTGAGATCAGCCCGGTGATCGTGCACAGTATTGTCGAGCGCATCACCGCCGCGATCAACACCACACTGCTGGCCGGCCAGGTGGCTGGGCAGCAGGCCGCGGGCTACGCCCCATTGCTTGGCCCGGCTATGGGCCAGCTGGGCGCCGCCATTGGCGCCGAGCTGCAAAGCGAAAGCATGAACCTGCGAGAGCCCTTGCTGGAGCTGGATGTGGTCAGCACTGGCGAAACAGGGGAGACCGTGGACCCGTTTGCGTTCTTTATCCCAGGCATGGCCGTGTTCTTCCTGATGTTCAGCATGTTCGAAGGCTCGCGCTCAATCCTGCAAGAGGAGCGCCGCGGCACCTTGCCGCGCTTGATGACCACTCCCACTCCTACCTGGGAGATCATTCTGGGGAAGATGGGTGGCACTTTCCTCACCGGCGTATTGCAATTCTCAATTCTGATGGCTAGCAGCACATTGATCTTTGGCGTGAACTGGGGCAGCTCACTCTTTGGGTTGGCGATCATGGTGCTGCTGACAGTGTTCGCCGCCAGTGGCCTGGGCGCTATGCTGACCGCCTTCTCGCGTAACGAGAACCAGGCAGGCGTAGTGGGCAGCGCAGTTTCGCTGGTGTTCGGCGCCCTGGGCGGCAGCTTTTTCCCCACCGATAGCCTGAGCGGCATCATCAACATCGCCAGCAAGCTCACAGTGAATCGCTGGGCCATGGACGGTTTCTTGACCCTCACCATTAACCGCGGCGGGTTGGCAGATATTCAAACGCCAATCCTGGTACTGACGCTCATCGGCATCGTGACTTTCATTCTGGCCACGCTGGCCTTTCAAAAACGGTTTGTGAAATGA
- a CDS encoding ABC transporter permease produces MSQFKKLLQIAWLYLYTTYKDRSTLIWGLALPLIFTTVLGVGMQGFASSDEPPTWELAVINQDAGDTGAQLIATLDAYPSLHAYAAASNEASQQLADGEIAAMLTLPADLSESLLAGQHSHLLFQTNVSEPRAAQVVEQAVLAALYHVSASVEIANTSLHVAERLELFTLDGAPSEAEYLQAGVDAARQAQESQPISLQTSAVSRLEEQTSIPIGFAQASPGNMVIFSMFFIVYGASSILLEREQGTLRRLLTMPVSKLAILGGKLLGVFIAGVVQISLLVIVGQVAFNVPWGQSPAALAAMIVAFAFCITSMGMLLAALVRTYAQIDAMSMMLILPLAGLGGAMWPIEIVPGFMQKIATYLPTGWAMRGFQDIIIRGFGLAEALPAVGALTLFGLVFLALGVWRFRYE; encoded by the coding sequence ATGAGCCAATTCAAAAAACTCCTCCAGATCGCCTGGTTGTATCTCTACACCACCTACAAAGACCGCAGCACATTGATCTGGGGCCTGGCGTTGCCGCTGATCTTCACAACCGTGCTGGGTGTGGGCATGCAAGGTTTCGCCTCCAGCGATGAACCTCCCACCTGGGAGCTGGCGGTGATCAATCAGGACGCCGGGGATACCGGCGCCCAGCTGATAGCGACACTGGATGCGTACCCCAGCCTGCACGCCTACGCGGCCGCAAGCAATGAAGCCAGTCAGCAGCTGGCAGACGGCGAGATCGCCGCCATGCTGACCTTGCCCGCAGACCTGAGTGAGAGCTTGCTGGCGGGCCAGCATAGCCATCTTCTGTTTCAAACCAACGTATCTGAGCCGCGCGCGGCCCAAGTGGTTGAGCAAGCGGTGCTGGCCGCCCTTTACCATGTGAGCGCCAGCGTGGAGATTGCCAACACCAGCCTGCACGTGGCCGAGCGCTTGGAGCTATTCACCCTCGATGGAGCGCCAAGCGAAGCGGAATACCTGCAAGCAGGCGTGGACGCCGCACGTCAGGCACAAGAGAGCCAACCGATCAGCCTGCAGACGAGCGCAGTCAGCCGTTTGGAGGAGCAAACCAGCATTCCCATCGGTTTCGCCCAAGCCTCGCCCGGCAACATGGTCATTTTCTCGATGTTCTTCATCGTCTATGGCGCCAGCAGCATCTTGCTGGAGCGCGAGCAAGGCACGCTGCGCCGCTTGCTCACCATGCCGGTGAGCAAGCTGGCCATCCTGGGCGGCAAGCTGCTGGGCGTGTTCATTGCCGGCGTGGTGCAGATCAGCCTGCTGGTGATCGTGGGCCAGGTGGCTTTCAATGTTCCCTGGGGGCAATCGCCGGCTGCGCTGGCGGCGATGATCGTGGCTTTTGCTTTCTGCATCACCAGCATGGGCATGCTGCTGGCCGCGCTGGTGCGCACGTACGCCCAGATCGACGCCATGAGCATGATGCTGATCCTGCCGCTGGCTGGCCTGGGCGGCGCCATGTGGCCGATCGAGATCGTGCCGGGCTTTATGCAAAAGATCGCCACCTACCTGCCCACCGGCTGGGCGATGCGCGGCTTTCAGGACATCATCATCCGCGGCTTTGGCCTGGCTGAGGCGCTGCCGGCCGTCGGCGCGTTGACCTTGTTCGGCCTGGTCTTCCTGGCGCTGGGGGTATGGCGATTTAGGTATGAGTAA
- a CDS encoding 2-oxo acid dehydrogenase subunit E2 has protein sequence MADIVTMPKLGFDMAEGTLLRWVKKEGEKVEKGELLAEIETDKATVEVESQYSGVVLKHLVTEGTPVPVNNPIAAVGAEGETYEAAAAPAAAKAADKPAKAEEKPAKQEPAAEKPAAKSATPAPAKAEQPADGDGRLPDGVRASPLARKIAQERGVNLKSLRGSGPLGRITKRDVEGAKAGGGGLALPGLQLADLGPAPADKRVPLSRLRAAIGRRMVQSRQEVPHFYVTHEYDVDRLLDARAQANAALEGSGEKLSVNDFIIKAAALTLRQYPNLNAKLDGDAIVQLGQVNIGVAVAVEGGLLVVVCRDADRKPLRQISQEVREMAGRVREGKVSPDDIEGSTFSISNLGMYDVHSFTAIVNPPEAAILAVGAAQEVPVVKNGQIAVGNRMRVTMSIDHRVSDGAEGAQYLQALAAYIESPIALLM, from the coding sequence ATGGCAGACATCGTAACCATGCCCAAACTCGGCTTTGACATGGCCGAAGGCACCCTGTTGCGCTGGGTCAAAAAAGAAGGCGAGAAAGTAGAAAAAGGCGAACTGCTGGCCGAGATCGAGACCGACAAGGCCACGGTTGAAGTTGAATCGCAATACAGCGGCGTGGTGCTCAAGCATCTGGTGACTGAAGGCACGCCGGTCCCCGTAAACAACCCCATCGCCGCCGTCGGCGCCGAAGGCGAAACCTACGAAGCCGCCGCCGCGCCGGCCGCCGCCAAGGCAGCGGACAAGCCGGCCAAAGCGGAAGAGAAGCCTGCCAAACAGGAGCCAGCCGCCGAAAAGCCAGCCGCCAAATCTGCTACCCCCGCGCCCGCCAAAGCAGAGCAGCCCGCCGATGGCGATGGACGCCTGCCGGACGGTGTGCGCGCTTCGCCCTTGGCGCGCAAGATTGCCCAGGAACGCGGCGTCAACCTCAAGTCCCTGCGCGGCTCTGGCCCGCTGGGGCGCATCACCAAGCGTGATGTCGAGGGCGCCAAAGCGGGCGGTGGCGGTCTGGCCCTGCCCGGCCTGCAACTGGCCGACCTCGGCCCAGCCCCGGCCGACAAGCGCGTGCCGCTCTCGCGGCTGCGCGCCGCCATCGGCCGCCGCATGGTTCAGTCCCGCCAGGAAGTGCCGCATTTCTACGTCACGCACGAATACGACGTGGATCGTCTGCTGGATGCGCGCGCCCAGGCCAACGCCGCCCTTGAGGGCAGCGGCGAGAAGCTGAGCGTCAACGACTTCATCATCAAGGCCGCCGCGCTGACCCTGCGCCAGTACCCCAACCTCAACGCCAAGCTGGATGGTGACGCCATCGTGCAGCTGGGCCAGGTCAACATCGGTGTGGCGGTAGCGGTGGAAGGCGGCCTGTTGGTGGTCGTCTGCCGCGATGCGGATCGCAAGCCGCTGCGCCAGATCTCGCAGGAAGTGCGCGAGATGGCTGGCCGTGTGCGTGAGGGCAAGGTCAGCCCGGATGATATTGAGGGCTCTACCTTCTCGATCAGCAACCTGGGCATGTATGATGTGCACAGCTTCACCGCCATCGTCAACCCGCCTGAAGCCGCCATTTTGGCGGTGGGCGCGGCGCAGGAAGTACCGGTGGTCAAGAATGGCCAGATCGCGGTGGGTAACCGCATGCGCGTCACCATGTCGATCGACCACCGCGTCAGCGATGGCGCTGAGGGTGCGCAGTATCTGCAGGCGCTGGCCGCCTACATTGAGAGCCCCATCGCGCTGCTCATGTAG